In Ancylothrix sp. D3o, the following proteins share a genomic window:
- a CDS encoding 2TM domain-containing protein — protein sequence MPPRWPRKPDRRDPAYRRLDDRMNFALHVAIFAASNSGLWFLTKIQVLHWASLPWLTGTWAFILLVHAVYIFALANYSASEENEITGTPSQPPQ from the coding sequence ATGCCTCCTCGTTGGCCCCGCAAACCCGACCGGCGCGATCCTGCCTACCGCCGTTTAGACGACAGAATGAATTTTGCCCTGCACGTCGCTATTTTTGCCGCGTCTAATTCGGGGTTGTGGTTTTTGACTAAAATACAGGTGTTGCATTGGGCATCCCTGCCTTGGTTGACCGGCACTTGGGCATTTATTTTGCTGGTACACGCCGTATATATTTTCGCCCTTGCTAATTATTCTGCCTCAGAGGAAAACGAAATCACCGGCACCCCCTCTCAGCCACCCCAGTAA